A single window of Dendropsophus ebraccatus isolate aDenEbr1 chromosome 5, aDenEbr1.pat, whole genome shotgun sequence DNA harbors:
- the LARP4 gene encoding la-related protein 4 isoform X1 — translation MLLFVEVASKGAGLNPNAKVWQEIPQGNTEASETVNGTEESWDEAVATAETHTEGNLESDTCKPFEVMYSPSCEVNTNGLQLEEAAAANGMDLLVQDDLGYQMFEVSGESTSTVPQAVSAEDLKECLKKQLEFCFSRENLSKDLYLMSQMDSDQFVPIWTIANMEGIKKLTTDMDLIVEVLRSTPVVQVDENGEKVRPNHKRCIIILREIPETTPVEEVKALFDNENCPKVISCEFAHNNNWYVTFQSDTDAQQAFKYLREEVKTFQDKPIMARIKAINTFFAKNGYRTVDSSVYSQPVQTQAQFPSPLFMQPVYSPHQQYSLYNLVPQTWSPNPAPYFETPLAPFPNGGYVNGFNSSGSYKTSAALSIGRPFHRNRVKPQFRSSPNSSERTPEGGTTAPVPLADIHVNRPNSRTFTLDRHITSLTGHQDVFSKDSLHTEQNGTDGAARGRRNVFRGRRRRDDDRTSRPLTTMEEIAPTPKFDLLASNFPPLPGSVVSTPGEPVLESRMADVVKGICKEKENKELPPVLTNPAQEDPAKNTVQHTITVQHSTRTVTPPPPPPPQPSNSNTEKKPAENSCHKDVASQTSVVAAVSSSGKQAKPSTTVPTGSASPAQSTQEPRKLSYAEVCQRPPKEPAPAPVQPLRELRTNIAPPAKNEETPVPDKGPEKPHEKVEGKVKESPGHRNNGAPRGGAGKIREQRRQFGRRSSPQGATRRNGKEQYVPPPRSPK, via the exons GTGGCGTCAAAAGGTGCAGGTTTGAATCCTAATGCAAAAGTATGGCAGGAAATCCCGCAAGGAAACACTGAAGCTTCTGAGACTGTCAATGGCACAGAAGAGTCTTGGGATGAGGCAGTGGCCACAGCAGAAACGCACACAGAAG GCAATCTAGAAAGTGATACGTGTAAACCCTTTGAAGTAATGTATTCTCCCTCTTGTGAAGTGAACACGAATGGCCTCCAGttagaggaagcagcagcagccaaTGGAATGGACTTATTAGTACAAGACGACCTTGGATACCAAATGTTTGAGGTTTCAG GTGAAAGCACTTCAACTGTTCCACAAGCTGTTTCTGCTGAAGATCTCAAAGAATGCCTGAAGAAACAACTAGAATTCTGCTTTTCAAG AGAGAACCTGTCTAAAGACTTATACTTGATGTCGCAAATGGATAGTGATCAGTTTGTACCTATATGGACGATTGCAAACATGGAAGGAATTAAGAAGCTGACCACTGACATGGACCTTATTGTTGAAGTTCTACGTT CTACTCCTGTGGTACAAGTTGATGAAAATGGAGAGAAAGTTAGACCAAATCACAAACGATGTATTATAATTCTACGTGAAATCCCTGAAACAACTCCTGTAGAG GAGGTGAAAGCACTATTTGATAATGAAAACTGTCCAAAAGTGATAAGTTGTGAGTTTGCTCACAACAATAACTGGTATGTtacattccagtctgacactgatgcACAACAG GCTTTTAAATATTTAAGGGAAGAAGTTAAAACATTTCAGGACAAGCCAATAATG GCTAGGATAAAAGCCATCAACACGTTCTTTGCAAAGAATGGATATCGAACGGTGGACTCTAGTGTGTATAGTCAGCCTGTTCAGACACAAGCACAGTTTCCTTCTCCACTCTTTATGCAGCCTGTATATAGTCCTCATCAACAGTATTCACTCTATAACCTTGTGCCTCAGACATGGTCTCCAAACCCAGCACCTTACTTTGAAACACCACTG GCTCCATTTCCAAATGGTGGCTATGTTAATGGTTTCAATTCTTCAGGATCTTACAAAACAAGTGCTGCTTTAAGTATAGGTCGACCGTTCCATAGAAACCG TGTGAAGCCTCAATTTCGATCATCTCCAAACTCGTCAGAAAGAACACCTGAGGGTGGAACTACAGCTCCTGTACCATTAGCAGATATCCATGTAAATAGACCCAACTCTCGTACCTTCACATTAGATCGGCACATCACATCTTTAACTGGACATCAGGATGTTTTTTCAAAGGACTCTTTACATACAGaacagaatggtaccgatggagcTGCTCGAGGGAG GAGAAATGTCTTTAGAGGAAGACGAAGAAGGGATGATGATCGCACTTCT CGACCACTGACTACTATGGAAGAAATTGCACCAACACCAAAGTTTGACTTGCTAGCATCTAATTTCCCTCCATTGCCTGGAAGTGTAGTGAGCACACCTGGGGAGCCTGTACTTGAAAGCAGGATGGCTGATGTTGTCAAAGGAATCTGCAAAGAGAAA GAAAATAAGGAATTGCCTCCAGTTTTGACAAATCCTGCTCAGGAAGATCCTGCAAAAAATACAGTGCAGCACACTATCACAGTGCAGCATTCTACACGAACTGttacaccaccacctcctcctccaccccaACCAAG CAACTCCAATACTGAGAAGAAGCCTGCAGAGAACTCCTGTCACAAAGATGTTGCCAGTCAAACCTCAgtagtggcagcagtgagcagttCTGGGAAACAAGCTAAACCTTCCACCACTGTACCCACAGGCAGTGCATCTCCTGCTCAGAGTACACAG GAGCCTCGAAAACTAAGTTATGCTGAGGTATGTCAAAGGCCACCCAAGGAGCCCGCACCAGCTCCAGTCCAGCCCCTTCGTGAGCTTCGTACAAATATTGCACCACCTGCCAAAAATGAAGAAACTCCTGTTCCAGATAAAGGTCCTGAAAAACCCCATGAGAAAGTTGAAGGAAAAGTAAAAGAATCTCCTGGGCACCGAAATAATGGAGCACCCCGAGGTGGTGCTGGAAAAATCAGGGAACAGAGGCGACAGTTCGGACGCAGGTCTTCACCTCAGGGAGCAACACGGCGTAATGGCAAGGAGCAATATGTGCCACCACCAAGATCACCAAAGTAA
- the LARP4 gene encoding la-related protein 4 isoform X2, translating to MYSPSCEVNTNGLQLEEAAAANGMDLLVQDDLGYQMFEVSGESTSTVPQAVSAEDLKECLKKQLEFCFSRENLSKDLYLMSQMDSDQFVPIWTIANMEGIKKLTTDMDLIVEVLRSTPVVQVDENGEKVRPNHKRCIIILREIPETTPVEEVKALFDNENCPKVISCEFAHNNNWYVTFQSDTDAQQAFKYLREEVKTFQDKPIMARIKAINTFFAKNGYRTVDSSVYSQPVQTQAQFPSPLFMQPVYSPHQQYSLYNLVPQTWSPNPAPYFETPLAPFPNGGYVNGFNSSGSYKTSAALSIGRPFHRNRVKPQFRSSPNSSERTPEGGTTAPVPLADIHVNRPNSRTFTLDRHITSLTGHQDVFSKDSLHTEQNGTDGAARGRRNVFRGRRRRDDDRTSRPLTTMEEIAPTPKFDLLASNFPPLPGSVVSTPGEPVLESRMADVVKGICKEKENKELPPVLTNPAQEDPAKNTVQHTITVQHSTRTVTPPPPPPPQPSNSNTEKKPAENSCHKDVASQTSVVAAVSSSGKQAKPSTTVPTGSASPAQSTQEPRKLSYAEVCQRPPKEPAPAPVQPLRELRTNIAPPAKNEETPVPDKGPEKPHEKVEGKVKESPGHRNNGAPRGGAGKIREQRRQFGRRSSPQGATRRNGKEQYVPPPRSPK from the exons ATGTATTCTCCCTCTTGTGAAGTGAACACGAATGGCCTCCAGttagaggaagcagcagcagccaaTGGAATGGACTTATTAGTACAAGACGACCTTGGATACCAAATGTTTGAGGTTTCAG GTGAAAGCACTTCAACTGTTCCACAAGCTGTTTCTGCTGAAGATCTCAAAGAATGCCTGAAGAAACAACTAGAATTCTGCTTTTCAAG AGAGAACCTGTCTAAAGACTTATACTTGATGTCGCAAATGGATAGTGATCAGTTTGTACCTATATGGACGATTGCAAACATGGAAGGAATTAAGAAGCTGACCACTGACATGGACCTTATTGTTGAAGTTCTACGTT CTACTCCTGTGGTACAAGTTGATGAAAATGGAGAGAAAGTTAGACCAAATCACAAACGATGTATTATAATTCTACGTGAAATCCCTGAAACAACTCCTGTAGAG GAGGTGAAAGCACTATTTGATAATGAAAACTGTCCAAAAGTGATAAGTTGTGAGTTTGCTCACAACAATAACTGGTATGTtacattccagtctgacactgatgcACAACAG GCTTTTAAATATTTAAGGGAAGAAGTTAAAACATTTCAGGACAAGCCAATAATG GCTAGGATAAAAGCCATCAACACGTTCTTTGCAAAGAATGGATATCGAACGGTGGACTCTAGTGTGTATAGTCAGCCTGTTCAGACACAAGCACAGTTTCCTTCTCCACTCTTTATGCAGCCTGTATATAGTCCTCATCAACAGTATTCACTCTATAACCTTGTGCCTCAGACATGGTCTCCAAACCCAGCACCTTACTTTGAAACACCACTG GCTCCATTTCCAAATGGTGGCTATGTTAATGGTTTCAATTCTTCAGGATCTTACAAAACAAGTGCTGCTTTAAGTATAGGTCGACCGTTCCATAGAAACCG TGTGAAGCCTCAATTTCGATCATCTCCAAACTCGTCAGAAAGAACACCTGAGGGTGGAACTACAGCTCCTGTACCATTAGCAGATATCCATGTAAATAGACCCAACTCTCGTACCTTCACATTAGATCGGCACATCACATCTTTAACTGGACATCAGGATGTTTTTTCAAAGGACTCTTTACATACAGaacagaatggtaccgatggagcTGCTCGAGGGAG GAGAAATGTCTTTAGAGGAAGACGAAGAAGGGATGATGATCGCACTTCT CGACCACTGACTACTATGGAAGAAATTGCACCAACACCAAAGTTTGACTTGCTAGCATCTAATTTCCCTCCATTGCCTGGAAGTGTAGTGAGCACACCTGGGGAGCCTGTACTTGAAAGCAGGATGGCTGATGTTGTCAAAGGAATCTGCAAAGAGAAA GAAAATAAGGAATTGCCTCCAGTTTTGACAAATCCTGCTCAGGAAGATCCTGCAAAAAATACAGTGCAGCACACTATCACAGTGCAGCATTCTACACGAACTGttacaccaccacctcctcctccaccccaACCAAG CAACTCCAATACTGAGAAGAAGCCTGCAGAGAACTCCTGTCACAAAGATGTTGCCAGTCAAACCTCAgtagtggcagcagtgagcagttCTGGGAAACAAGCTAAACCTTCCACCACTGTACCCACAGGCAGTGCATCTCCTGCTCAGAGTACACAG GAGCCTCGAAAACTAAGTTATGCTGAGGTATGTCAAAGGCCACCCAAGGAGCCCGCACCAGCTCCAGTCCAGCCCCTTCGTGAGCTTCGTACAAATATTGCACCACCTGCCAAAAATGAAGAAACTCCTGTTCCAGATAAAGGTCCTGAAAAACCCCATGAGAAAGTTGAAGGAAAAGTAAAAGAATCTCCTGGGCACCGAAATAATGGAGCACCCCGAGGTGGTGCTGGAAAAATCAGGGAACAGAGGCGACAGTTCGGACGCAGGTCTTCACCTCAGGGAGCAACACGGCGTAATGGCAAGGAGCAATATGTGCCACCACCAAGATCACCAAAGTAA